ctctgtactaaagcattcaccaacagcttcaatttgatatccatattgtacaaagacattctagggtccacgttttggtctctatctcgagaccctagtcacggagcggcatgaaaaatactctgaactaaagcattcaccaacagcttccatttgatacccatattgtacatacacatccgaaggttactcgggtccacgttttgacctatatctcgagaccctatctaccaataggtatccaaactatacggaaaccatcttcaatacctccttaacaatgtgggtaagtttggtttaattcggtgcaaagacacggcgggtccacgttttggcatatatttccagaccctagtcatcattaggtatgaaaattagcccgtattaaagcacttatcaacagctttcatttgatacccatattgtacatacacaaccaaaggttacccgggtccacgttttgacctatatctcgagaccccagtcacggagcggcataaaaaatactctgtactaaagcattcaccaacagctttcatttgatacccatattgtacatacacgtccgaaggttacccgggtccacgttttgacctatatctcgagccctatttccaaaataaaatagaatccatgttactcgtggataatgtagctttcgtatggtgaaagaatttttaaaatcggtccagtagtttttgagcctattcgtaacaaacaaacaaacaaagttttcctctttataatattagtatagataaagaaaacaaaatcttaaaatttttcgatttattaattatttaaagctagtaattataaatatttcttaaagtttgtcatcaaataattaaaaaataatgatatttaCTTTCCTTTTTGGTAAAAGTGGCAATTTactcttttaatatttaataaagttaaaacaaaaaatgaaaagttttcatattttttatgggaGTTAATTAGGTATTTCTTTtaataagatttaaaaaaaatattccaaattctcaactttttttggaatttgatTGCTACTTTCCGGGCCAACCTAATCATTGACGGGAACTTTTAAATAGTTAGTCTGAAATTCTAAAActagaaattaaagaaaacggAAGTAATTTTAGATTTCGcatcttttgaaaataaattctgaaaCCATTGCACGGATTAAAATAGAAGTCAACGGTATAGGTGCAGCTGAGTCAGTTTATACGAtagtcaaaatatttaatttaagatagaagggtgtttttttagctgcataagagctatcgatatcgataactatcgtttgacagctgagaataaaTGTGCTAGCGgaattcatagagcactgggGGCATCATTGGTGCATTTTTCTTTAGAAATGAGGAAGGAGATGCCTTTGCAATGAagggcgagcgctatcgagctatgctgactgaattttcgtTTTCAAAAGTGAATCAGTTAAACATCGACGGCATTTGGCGCGACTTCCCATACAGCACtctcaacaatcgatttattacaACATTCAAGCtaaccattgacgccatacggccagatttattggaaaaagtagtcaaaaattaggttgatcgaatggaccaagtACCTCGTAGACGCGGCGGTCATaagccggatatcatattaaaaaaatcaatggcatgaaattatctacgagattataataaaaaaataatgctaagattatttctgttttcctttattattataaattctcAAGCGCCTAAAAAAACACCTGATACAAGCTGCcgcaaattaatcaccctattggaagatttataatttttgcaaatggcgtcgtacggcaatcatatttgatacttgtgaaATAAAcagttgcagtatacaaacaaacaagcaatggagcgcgtaaaggtcaaaataaaaatttccatcactcaaaataatttgttttatttagtaaaaagttattcaaaaacaaaaatcttagaaaatgttcgttattattgtaaatattcatAGAAACCTTCGTAGCAatataaagttttaagtttctccatttttttgttttctggggaaaaatattttatgtgcgCAATGTTACTGTTATTCATAATActattttagttgttgtacGTAAATTCCTTTCATCTAATATTGTCTTATATATCTCTTTCAGCATTGCTGTTGCTTCCTATGCCATTGCTGAAGAGTTAGCAATGGGCCTCCGCTCCGGCAAGGAGTGGGACTTACGTGAGAAGTGAAGGCAATTTATACAGTTATTGTACAACAACttacgaaattttttatatatgctGAAATATAcacgtttattattttatatttatgaatattcaattattcaatggcaaaaaaattaataaaattaataacaaatgcatttataaagaaataaaataaaaatgaaaaaatatggcatCATTAAAAATCTGTTTATTATTGCACGtgtaagtaataaataaattttatagtaaatactataaataaaatatactaaatataaaggacaaattgaatgaaataggAAGCAGCAAATCACTTTATATACACTTTAATTCAAATAACACGACTCATAAGTAGGCAccatatatttgatatttataaAAGCATCTTCGCCGCCATGCAATTCCAGTACTTGCAAAGTCTCATCGATGAGATCGCCGAGATTCATATTGGTGCGCTGGCCATAGTCAATTTCATCCCCACAGTTAACTGTTAAGAGGTGGAAAAAAGCTCATAAATATattgtacgtatatatatgtatatattttttacaagcgcatatgcatatacatattatatattatttttttgttctatttacTATAATTCTCTCTCTCACACTCGCACAAGTTTTGATTGGCCACTAACACATTTTCGAAACGCTCTTAAATACCATATCACTAAATCATATTCCAAATTACGGCACTCGCGAATTTAGGAATCGATGCATCGGTTTATACTCtcataagggaaatgtttttatgtgtaattttgttcttttgatCTGTCGGTTCGGGCGACACCAAAAATCTTCAccaattacacaggcctgcgaaatttaactttttttcagtttctagaatggctgtacttgtttcttgtagttttttatgcgctgaaaacgaatctgaccttcaaaatgctccatcacgtcaggatttttggtaaatgaagcctaaaaggtcaaaaaatggccatttttgataattttttttgggatagaaaaattttttttttcaattttcgacgaaaaggtcgcatagtacaactctttagctttaaaacccatttttttaaattattgtacgattttttaaaaaaaagttatgacattttgaaattaacagtttcagttacgccaatagacgttatacccaacgtatacgtaactgaaactgttaatttcaaaatgtcataacttttttttaaaaaatcgtataataattttaaaacatgggttttaaagctaaagagttgtactatgcgaccttttcgtcgaaaattgaaaaaaaaaaaatttctatcccaaaaaaaattatcaaaaatggctaaaatggccattttttgaccttttagacttcatttaccaaaaatcctgacgtgatggagcattttgaaggtcagattcgttttcagcgcataaaaaactacaagaaacaagtacagccattctagaaactcaccctcgcaggactgtgttatcTGTACCAAATTCAGCCAGTTATTCGCCCCGAGAGAGGCAAGACATTCGAAACTTTGTGGGCTATTTGAGACGaaagcaaatggttttttctGGCGTCTTACATATGAGGACAAccaatttccaactaaataCGCCATTGAGTGGAATTTTCCGTCAGGTGGAAAGGAGGTACATATTTCGACTCatgcaatatatgtacatgtcaacCTATAGGATGTTATAAGTAACACATAAATGTACCATGGATgtccattattttccttaagaTGTCTTTCGTGCAAAAGGCCggacaaaaatacatttttggttATATGTGAGATGcaatttcataatttataaaatCATGCCTGGTAAGGTCAAAAGCAATGAGTATACCAAGATTTGTGAAGGTTGATGCAGAGATATGCATATTTGCCGTTAGTAGGCAGTGACAGTggagtgacgcctagatgtcagtagtgaataattcctagacggtaccttttatTTATCTCATCTTTGACTTTTGTGAAGTAGacagatatacaattttacacgtTAGAACAAcgtgttaaaaatatttaaacttattatgaaatcgGTGAATCTTTAAGAGCAACGTATTGCGAAATTCGTAAGTTTTTTAGTGGAAATATTTGTTCGAATCAGCCGACAATTCAAAGgctagtgaaaaaatttcaggaaactggttctgtcgaggatagaaaaagaactgACAGTCCattctgttgaaaatattgctgctgtagcggaGAGCATTGCTGAACAACTTTCAACATTGATATcttgacgttctcaacaattgggcgTTCATGAACTGTTTggcatatataatttttcatatataattattaaaagctgtattttaaataaaaaacagtgaATAATGAAAGCATCTAAAtttgtacatgttttatttacaaacaacatctaggcgcgtcttttgaggACCCTTTGTATGGCATGCTCCGAAATTTATGGATTACTTATCATTTTACACCAGTGATAATTCGACTATTTCTaactaaaacttatttattacCGATGTTATTTGTATGGGCGCAAAAGCGAAATTGCAGAGCAAAGTTGTGAGAGTAACTTAGGCTGCCAAGTTAACGGCAGAACGGTAGCTGAATTCTATCTCATCATTTCACACGCATTCACACACTTGTCCAATTAGTATCAAGAGAGTATTATactccaaaataaaaataaaaaagaggttgtctgtaaagtcggtttactgacgatagtttaacgtgacaacgtcataagaaaatattgatggaatggttgcaattttcaaaacaaaattttaattttatttgtttgatagatattttgtatggatatagaggaggaggtaaaaggaattgcaatggaataggtcaagttacatttacacaaaggtgcaaaatgacgaaacatttatcaaattcatgaaagatatcttcaattttgaTTGTGCTTCcaacgttaataagtcaacaacactaagaggcaccatcatcgatttgcctttttcaagacactacactcgaaacactccctttcatttcctactttttctatcatcgtcctattctcaacagagaaatggttcattaccatgcacacaggaagaaggcatatgcaaatacaagtatgtgaatttatatatgtacatatgcgcatatacatacatatatatgctcactcaagtaggacagagccagatgtcgaacgttgccgaacgcgggggccgattgtgctctttgtcgttcgttccgcgctctcgcttgcagttcaagcacattagcttacatttgcttgcgtacggaatagattcgtatatttgatatgtccatatgacttgtatgcatctttacatatagatttgttctttttgaaaattgcgcgaaattgtatatgtatatgcatgtgtatatacatatattagtatacaacatatcttataaggtatatggtaaatattaccatacattttttccgtcatatataataaaaaaattaataataataacattaaaacaacaggtattattaacaaacttggttttattttaaattcttcaagtaaatcaaattaataataatcaacaagtacgtgaatttatatatgtacatatgcgcatatacatatatatatacgctcacttaagtaggagagagcaagttgtcgaacgttgccgttcgtttgctttgtgggtaagactccgtcagaaaatatgagatttgcaagtggtctttcgatttctttgaaactttgggaaatattagttctaggtaagatacattcgagcctaaaaggattttgaaaaattttcaaaattgagtcatctacgccatgttgaaaatcgggaccgtgtttttttcaaaaatcaatatttcttgaaccgttggatggatttcaatgcaatttacagacaatatagaaacaaataagtagtttaaattagtattatgttaaaaaaaaaatttcgaaattttgaccaaaaaaaagtaaaaaaaaatttttgaatcaatttttagctgatttggccagttttttagattttctgttatacacgtaacgattccttatgatttaacctttattttgaaaaaaaaaaaaattttatggtgtctataatagttctcgagatattgcgattttagtggaagcgcgcaccgtgaagttcgcggttacgcagcgcgggagtagaaaaacgcgcacagacctgcagcagtctgctccagtcacttcatacaggaacacataacgcagcgcgaaccgtgcgtgcgcgcttccactaaaatcgcaatatctcgagaactattatagacaccataaatttttttttttcaaaataacggttaaatcataaggaatcgttacgtgtataacagaaaatctaaaaaactggccaaatcaactaaaaattgattcaaaaaatttttttgacttttttttggtcaaaatttcgaaattttttttttaacataatactaatttaaactacttatttgtttctatattgtctgtaaattgcattgaaatccatccaacggttcaagaaatattgatttttgaaaaaaacacggtcccgattttcaacatggcgtagatgactcaattttgaaaatttttcaaaatccttttaggctcgaatgtatcttacctagaactaatatttcccaaagtttcaaagaaatcgaaagaccacttgcaaatctcatattttctgacggagtcttacccttgttcgttccgcgctttcgcttgcagttcattcaaggtaacggcaatgagcaaggtaacgacaaatgagcaaggtaacgacacattttttcgtgcgtgcagccggctaaatcgaattataagacgttatcacgtcaaaagattTGGATGAGTACGCAGAGATGACTACCAGCTcttcttttgcaaaaaaatcgatatctATTAGCAGTAGCTCATTCAAGGAAAATATGTCTTTACTTTAAATTAGACCggcataataaaaagaaaactttaaagaagtttttcgcaatttttataatatttattgagttATGACACCTTACAgtaaatgtattatatattctCCGACGCCATTtgggtaagaaaaaaattaggaaattcGCTCTACCTATTACTGGAAgctgttttgttttgtataatatttttgaaaattaccgttatatgcTAAGTGGACGCGGTTAGTTTTCGCTTttacgaattttcaatattatattaatattataaatatgagCCATTGAGTAAGCACTGGAAATTCGCATACAGAATAATTTCTATTCGAGATTGTGACTCAATAATTTCACTCCACTTATCGTGTACAGACAGACGAGCAGCACATTTTGTTATACATATCGTTCTCAAATCCATTGGACTGTTACTAGCAACTGTTTTGTGAACAAAATCGTAATAACCCTGTGCACTTGTGTGATCacgtacaaaaacaaagtttaacGTCATTTCAATTAGTTGAGGACCACTTGGTATTCTGAAGCCTTTGATCGGCGGGATCTGCATTAGTTGATAAGACAGGTTCAGTAAGTCATCTCGCGTACCATATTGctataatatagttttttattcGCCTATCCCCTTAGTTACTGGTTGTGCACTTATTTACTGCATTATTGGCACAAGGTTACTCTACATATAGgcgtacttacatatacatacttatgtataggTAAAGGCATAATATGTATCACACAAATGCATGTGTCCGGGCGTAAATTGTATTATCTGCAACTGTATTAGAAATATATTGTTGTTTTCATAATATTAACCATAATACAGTTAGACTGATGCCCTTTGCTGATATTGttgcagaaaaaaacaaaaaggggtTAATTGACAGACGATAATGCATTTGAATATGCTTAGAGATgataatattcatatttttcaataaaacactATAGATTTTTATAAACAAGTAAGTGAAGCgaattatatagtttttttgaaccatatatatgtattttcctaccgtttttattataataaacaaactttattttaaattgaaattaacacCCCtgagttttatttactttagcCAAATTCTCAGGTGGGATaggtttgaaaatatttctaaatacaatatttttcaaccaATTTACATAGCCGCACCTAACGAAATTGCTATAAAAATATTAGCTGCTTTCGATTTCATTTTGCGAAAGTGTAATTGTTTTTTGCGCACTTCTGCACCTGCGCTTacagacaaaaaacaaaacaaacagcgCACATCGACAATTGTTTACAATCCGTGAAAAAATTTGGTATCACTGTGCAACAAATATCACATCAATTTTATTGGCGTAAATTACGAACTGAAAAATGCAAGGGgtaagaaaaattgttaattaatagcaaaatttgtattgatacaTGTAacttaattgttttaatattgaaaatattaaaacgaGACACTCTACAAAATGATATCTTGCGACTTGAATGTCAAAcaaagctaaaaaataaaaaaaatttaataaacaaataataataattgcattAGTAAGACTAATACTACTAATTATAATAATAGttatgaaaaaaacaataaaatgataataattgaaATCATAATAgttataaaaacattaatactAATAATCGTTTTGTTTAAAAAGCTCAATTTTTCTCAACTCTTGATTTAAAAGCGCGCAATCGCCAAAGAATATAAAACAGCCTCAGCTAGTGTTTTCGTAAAAGTGACGCAATAATATGTTACCATTCAGAAATCTGTATtccatttcaaaattgttttttaaattagaatatcgaaattgtttatttcaatatttttactcattttctgtgacgctttattgtttttttttttagattagatTTTAAATCGTTTCTTTTACTCACCATTTTTCACTTTGTAAGCATTGAACATTGGCAGTAGCTGTCGATAAAATGGCACCAAGGCAGGCCCCACCATATCGGACGACATTACAAGCTGCTGTATTATCCTTAAAGTGGTGCACATAACCTCTAAATTACGTGTACTAAGGGCgtctaaaaaaataagaaataatgacacaaaattaatttattattatttgtcaaaGCTAATAGTTTTTCTAAGGcgctaaaacaacaaaacaaatttgtttcacCCATTAAACGCCTGCTTGCGGTAGCCTATATTTGGGCGCACGCGATCACACTTAACCATTCGCACACATTTTccaatacttacttacttacttttaaGTGGTAATATTAATTGCGGTACAACAGGATGAATTTTATCGCCACCAGCAACCAATAAATCGGAAACACCTTGACGAGCGTACGTCTTGTAGGGGTGTTGTGTCTCCGAGAGACCATCGAAGAAGAGAGGCAAGTAGAGGCTGTAGTCGAGTTTGTCAATATCCACCTGCAAAAAAAAggccaaaacaacaaaaactaactaagtaaatggtttaaaaataacTGTCTAAATACTATCCATATACACGAACATATACAATAATAGCAATAGCAAATGGTACACGTTCGTGCTGCATGCCAAGCACGCCTTTGCACGCAACAAAAAATGGAAGAATGCaagcaaatattcaattcaatttcaattactcGCAACACTCGCCCATCTGCTCCTGCGAGTGTGTACCCTTTAACTGCgaaaaataggtttttttctgcatgtgCGTATGTAGTGCATTATGCATTTGTATA
The sequence above is drawn from the Anastrepha obliqua isolate idAnaObli1 chromosome 4, idAnaObli1_1.0, whole genome shotgun sequence genome and encodes:
- the LOC129246007 gene encoding parkin coregulated gene protein homolog isoform X1 is translated as MSHTARAHITKLHECSVHDQSSKQRSKSANPPTTHPFVNCPLQRTRCVPPFSVQSRQKNTVVVHGPIEEPAAPASARGKVNMKTLKSSKKKAISTLELDLRGRSPLGSGGHKRSTTTFRMYFDRGDLPIKMEYLCGGDKIGWTVDIDKLDYSLYLPLFFDGLSETQHPYKTYARQGVSDLLVAGGDKIHPVVPQLILPLKNALSTRNLEVMCTTLRIIQQLVMSSDMVGPALVPFYRQLLPMFNAYKVKNVNCGDEIDYGQRTNMNLGDLIDETLQVLELHGGEDAFINIKYMVPTYESCYLN